In one Molothrus ater isolate BHLD 08-10-18 breed brown headed cowbird chromosome 6, BPBGC_Mater_1.1, whole genome shotgun sequence genomic region, the following are encoded:
- the SMIM38 gene encoding small integral membrane protein 38, whose product MESVLLMVLLVVIILIRFILWSCLSAYIDYKLSQRFPGTKKED is encoded by the coding sequence ATGGAATCAGTCCTTTTGATGGTTTTACTGGTTGTAATTATATTAATACGATTCATTTTGTGGTCCTGTCTTAGTGCTTATATAGATTATAAACTGTCCCAAAGGTTTCCTGGCACAAAAAAAGAGGACTAA